The Raphanus sativus cultivar WK10039 chromosome 6, ASM80110v3, whole genome shotgun sequence sequence CTTTTCTAATCCTATTTTCCTTTTAGGATCAATGTAGCTTAAGCTCCAAGCTATCTTCATGTTTATCTCCAACAAACGTAAACACTGATGTCAACCCGCAAGAAACGCTAGCGGTTCACAACAAGGCCCGAGCCTTAGTTGGAGTTGGCCCAATGGTGTGGAACGAATCTCTAGCGACCTATGCACAGAGCTACGCATACGAACGAGCCAGAGACTGCGCCATGAAGCATTCCTCAGGACCTTACGGTGAGAATCTTGCAGCTGGTTGGGGAACGATGAGCGGTCCGGTCGCAACAGAGTATTGGATGACTGAGAAGGAAAATTACGAGTATGCCACTAACACATGTGGCGGT is a genomic window containing:
- the LOC130496669 gene encoding pathogenesis-related protein 1, which encodes MVWNESLATYAQSYAYERARDCAMKHSSGPYGENLAAGWGTMSGPVATEYWMTEKENYEYATNTCGGDGVCGHYTQIVWRDSVRLGCGSVRCKNDEYIWVICSYDLPGNYIGQRPY